The Portunus trituberculatus isolate SZX2019 chromosome 33, ASM1759143v1, whole genome shotgun sequence DNA segment cctgcGGGGTTAATGTGTATAAGAGCAACTTTATGAGTCcgttcaagttttctttcccctGCGTAGTAGGATGTGACtttcgcttgtgtgtgtgtgtgtgtgtgtgtgtgtgtgtttgattggaTATCAGTTGATAAAGCCACGTTGGTCTTCCCAATATTCCTACTTCCCTGTCACATCCCCGGGACGTAAGGCTGATGAGTCACATACGGAACCCGGACCCCATAGCAAGGAAGAGGCGTGATGGGCAGAAAACTCATCCGATTAGAGTGTACAGGTGTTGGGCGTCTGGAATGGGTGTCAGTATCTTTCAAACACACCTATAGCACCTCCTGTTTATTTGTATAGTGATTAATTACCTTCATATTATAACTTCCTGCAGTTGTTGTGTAAGCGAGTTTCCTTTGAAGGGACCTCTTTGTGACGTCACTGCAACCCTCGTCACTGGTTGGTGCCATGAATCGATGTGTTTACCGCGCTAAGTAACTGTGTCTGGAAGCCTCCACAGGCACACGCAAGTACGCCCACACACTACGACTTGACTACATCTTCCCTGTGAGCCAGGTATTATGTGGGAAGACTTACCGGTGTGTTTGGAGGCGAAAATGATCACTAAATAAATGCAGGGAGTTAATATTCAGAGGAGACGTGAAGGCTGCAGCCAAGCCCCGCCCAGAAGAGTGTTGACAATATGCTGGTGCGCCGAGACGCTCCACCACCAGTCAGACGAGACCAGTGGAGTTTTGCGGTTGATCCTTGCTTACTTACACTCGCTTGCCGTTGTCTTGGTGGCACGCAGATCAAAGACAGCTGCTCTGACCCGCCACTCACTCTGTGCTCGCAATGGCGCCCCAAGCCCCAGACCAGGTACTGAAGGACGACTTGCTAGAGGGCGAAGAGGAGCACCATGACGTGTTGGAGGTGCGAGAAATTAACATTGACATTCGAAAAATACTCTCTGACCTGCGAAATGTGGACTGGTCGAAGGTGGTCTGGAAAAACGTGATACTGTTCTTTCTGCTTCACATATACAGCGTGTACGGCCTTTACGAAGCAATCTTCGTAGCGCAGTGGAAAACCCTCGCTTTCAGTGTGGTGCTTTACTTCATGGCCGCGCTGGGGATCACCATGGGAGCACACCGGCTATGGTCTCACCGCTCCTTCAAGGCTACGTTGCCCCTGCGTATAATTCTCGGTGTGTGTCAGACCATAGCCTTTCAAAACGACATCTACGAGTGGGCGAGGGACCATCGCGTGCATCACAAATACAGCGAGACAGACGCCGACCCACACAATGCACGACGCGGCTTTTTCTTCTCGCACATGGGTTGGCTGATGTACCGCAAGCACCCGAGTGTCATCGAAAAAGGCCGCCGCCTCGACCTGTCTGACCTGGAGAAAGACATAGTGGTGATACTGCAGCGAAAGTACTACCTCCCGCTAGTGGTGACCATGTGTTTCGTGCTGCCTACTGTCATTCCCTGGATGATGTGGGAGGAGCGTTTCATCACGGCGCTCATGGTGGCTGGCTTCCTGCGCTACACCCTCGTGCTGCACGTCACTTGGTTCGTCAACTCCCTGGCGCACTGGGTGGGCAGCAAACCCTTCGACAAGAACATCTACCCCTCACAGAACTCTGTGGTGGCCTATCTGTCCCTGGGGGAGGGCTGGCACAACTACCACCACGTCTTCCCCTGGGATTACCGTACGGCTGAATTCGGCGGGCTCATTAACTACAATATTACCAGCCTAGCCATCGACCTGTGCAGCAAAGTGGGCCTGGCGTATGACCTGAGGACCGTCACGCCGGAAATGATCGACAGACGCATCAACCGTACCGGCGATCCGTCCTACGTCCCGATATACGTCAAGACCAAGACCAAGTAGAGCCCCGCCCCATCCTGCTCTGCCCCGCCACACCCCGTCACGACCCACCACGCAACGCCAcaccctcctcgtcctctccaccaccgccccgccccgccccacaccCCGCACCCTTCACATGCACAATAATCTAGAACGTAAGGCGGTATGAGTGTGTCTCTTGAAGTAACTTAAAAATATCAATTCCTTGCAAACTGAGATGATttaatgtaatgatgatgaatccCATATTTGCTCCTCCCAGTTAGATTATATAACTATTAAAGGAATGAATGGTTCTTGTACGGTAcgtattatatattatatataatcCATTGCCTTCTATATTTGCAAAGTTTTGAAAGTTGATGCAATGATGAATATACATCAATGCTATACATAAGAATAGTTGTCAAAGGAATACATAGGGACCGAAGTATTTTTTACCTGTGAGAACTCTGCTGATATGAAATATACATAGAAGAAGTATTAGTACATGTTCTGAATGTCTTAGCTACACGCCAAAGCCTCCTCGtacatatacatttatttagttTACATGTATATCAACACACCAAGGAACTGCACCTCAAAACAATCTGTCTCACTCACTACAGTAGTAGTATCGAAACTTCATGAAGCGTCGAAACACCTGAACACttacaaaaagatgaaagaaaacatttgGCAACACTCGAGACTGTGGTTCCTTGGCCTCTCGATCGGTGCGTGCGTGAGGTGTGCTGACGTGTTGCACCTGGGAGAACAGTGTTACCTAGACCCTGTGTTGATACTGCGGAGTGTGGAGTGAAGGTCCCTTACCACTTCCAGGATGTTGcaaagatgattttttttttttatcttgtcttaTGATGCGTTGTGTTGCGTTTAAGACAATGCAGTGTTACCTAGATTGTGTTACCAAGTGAAGGCCCCGGGGCGTATCACTTCCAGAAGTTGCATGAAGGtagtcattcatttttattttcattatgtctTGTGTCGCGTTGTGTTGTTATTAAGACAATACAATATTATTTATTCAAATGAAGGCCTTTTGTTCACAAGTGTTGCAAAGAAAGGTAGTCACTCTTATCGTTATTAGATCTTGTGTTGCTCTTAACCCAACACAGTGTTACCCAGGCTTTGGCGTTGATGCAAGTAGTGAAAGCTTATCAAACTCAGTGTTGCAAGGGAAAGTTACCAGTCACTGCTTGTCTTCCTGCGTTTGTGTTGCGTGTTGTTATTCCTGATAAGTTTTCGTGTCAATAACAACTATGTCCACACACGAAGGTTATTCCATGATGTATTCACCTGCAATTCTCCTTGTTGATAAATTCCCATG contains these protein-coding regions:
- the LOC123512402 gene encoding acyl-CoA Delta-9 desaturase-like; translation: MAPQAPDQVLKDDLLEGEEEHHDVLEVREINIDIRKILSDLRNVDWSKVVWKNVILFFLLHIYSVYGLYEAIFVAQWKTLAFSVVLYFMAALGITMGAHRLWSHRSFKATLPLRIILGVCQTIAFQNDIYEWARDHRVHHKYSETDADPHNARRGFFFSHMGWLMYRKHPSVIEKGRRLDLSDLEKDIVVILQRKYYLPLVVTMCFVLPTVIPWMMWEERFITALMVAGFLRYTLVLHVTWFVNSLAHWVGSKPFDKNIYPSQNSVVAYLSLGEGWHNYHHVFPWDYRTAEFGGLINYNITSLAIDLCSKVGLAYDLRTVTPEMIDRRINRTGDPSYVPIYVKTKTK